The Strix aluco isolate bStrAlu1 chromosome 1, bStrAlu1.hap1, whole genome shotgun sequence genome has a window encoding:
- the COLEC12 gene encoding collectin-12 → MKDDFAEEEEVQSFGYKRFGIQEGTQCTKCKNNWALKFSIILLYILCALLTITVAILGYKVVEKMDNVTGGLETSHRRYTEKLTEVESGLKKLDDQAGQKAMNTNTELSSFRSDILALRQQLHDIAEKTTRNKDTLEKLQESGNVLDDRQSQMRSALDSNSFMIISVNKTLQAYTGYINNLQQDTSNIQTNLQNQVHSHNVVIMNLNNLNLTQIQQRNLISVLQKSMEDTSLAILRIKNDFQNLQQVVLQARKDTDWLKEKVQNLQTLAANNSALAKANNDTLEDMNNQLSSFSGQMENITTIAQANEQNLKDLQEQHKEYENRTSAKFNQLEERFQVFETDIVNIISNISYTAHHLRTLTSNLNEVRTTCTDTLSKHSDELIFMNSTLANIRLDSASLKMQQDLMRSRLDVEVANLSVIMEEMKLVDSKHGQLIKNFTILQGPPGPRGPKGDRGPQGPLGPAGLKGQKGEKGEPGPPGPAGEKGPPGPTGPPGEKGGKGSRGSPGSKGQRGSPGKTGLPGPSGDPGPPGPQGKDGPPGPQGPPGFQGLQGTVGEPGVPGPRGLPGLPGVPGLPGPKGLPGPPGPPGPGMPMALQSEPTSVPEANGCSPRWMNYTEKCYYFSSEREFFEEAKLFCEKKASHLVIINNKEEQQWIKKQIFGKGSFWIGLTDSEKENEWRWVDGSLPVYTNWKTGQPDNWSHGHEAGEDCAGLIYAGLWNDFYCEDVNNFICEKDMDKGQIFGV, encoded by the exons TTGTAGAAAAAATGGACAATGTGACAGGTGGTCTGGAAACATCCCACAGAAGGTATACAGAAAAGCTTACAGAGGTGGAGAGTGGTCTGAAGAAATTAG ATGACCAAGCTGGACAAAAAGCCATGAATACTAACACTGAACTGTCTAGCTTCAGATCTGACATTCTGGCTCTTCGTCAGCAGCTTCATGACATTGCAGAGAAAACTACCAGAAACAAAGATACACTGGAGAAGCTACAAGAGTCTGGAAATGTATTAGATGATAGACAGAGCCAAATGAGAAGTGCCTTAGATAGTAACTCTTTCATGATCATCAGTGTCAATAAGACTCTTCAGGCATATACTGGCTATATCAACAATCTTCAACAAGACACAAGTAATATCCAAACGAACTTACAAAACCAAGTGCATTCTCATAATGTGGTCATCATGAACCTGAATAACTTAAACCTGACACAAATACAGCAAAGAAATCTTATCAGTGTCCTGCAGAAGTCAATGGAAGATACAAGCTTGGCTATTCTAAGAATCAAGAATGACTTTCAAAATCTGCAGCAGGTTGTCCTTCAAGCCAGGAAGGACACTGATTGGCTTAAAGAGAAAGTACAAAATTTACAGACTTTGGCCGCCAACAACTCAGCATTGGCAAAAGCTAACAATGATACACTTGAAGACATGAACAATCAGCTCAGCTCCTTCAGTGGGCAAATGGAGAACATCACCACAATAGCCCAAGCCAATGAACAAAATCTAAAGGATCTCCAGGAACAGCataaagaatatgaaaacagAACATCTGCTAAATTCAACCAGCTAGAAGAGAGGTTCCAGGTCTTCGAAACTGATATAGTCAATATCATTAGCAACATCAGCTACACCGCTCATCATCTACGGACACTGACTAGCAATCTTAATGAGGTCAGGACAACTTGCACAGACACCTTAAGTAAACATTCAGATGAGCTGATTTTTATGAACAGCACACTAGCCAATATTCGCTTAGACTCTGCATCTCTCAAGATGCAACAGGATTTGATGAGATCAAGATTAGATGTTGAAGTTGCCAATTTGTCAGTAATCATGGAAGAAATGAAGCTGGTAGATTCTAAACATGGCCAGCTCATCAAGAACTTCACTATCCTACAAG GCCCTCCTGGTCCAAGGGGACCTAAAGGTGACAGAGGCCCTCAAGGTCCTCTTGGCCCTGCTGGCTTAAAAggacaaaaaggagagaaaggagagccTGGACCACCAGGACCTGCAGGTGAGAAGGGCCCACCCGGGCCAACTGGGCCACcaggagaaaaaggagggaaaggtTCAAGAGGATCGCCTGGCTCCAAAGGTCAGAGGGGTTCTCCTGGCAAGACGGGTCTGCCTGGACCAAGCGGAGACCCAGGGCCACCAGGCCCACAAGGAAAAGATGGTCCACCTGGGCCACAAGGCCCACCAGGATTTCAAGGCCTGCAAGGAACTGTGGGAGAGCCAGGGGTACCAGGACCTCGAGGACTACCTGGGCTACCTGGAGTCCCTGGGCTGCCTGGTCCAAAGGGCCTGCCTGGCCCACCAGGGCCACCAGGTCCAGGGATGCCAATGGCACTACAAAGTGAACCTACATCAGTGCCGGAGGCTAACG GTTGTTCTCCCCGTTGGATGAACTATACAGAAAAGTGCTACTACTTTTCAAGTGAAAGAGAATTTTTTGAAGAGGCAAAGTTATTCTGTGAGAAGAAGGCATCGCACTTGGTTATCATAAACAACAAAGAGGAGCAG CAATGgataaaaaagcagatttttgggAAAGGCAGCTTCTGGATTGGACTAACGGattcagagaaggaaaatgaatggaGATGGGTGGATGGATCCCTACCAGTTTACAC aaactggaaaaccGGGCAACCTGATAACTGGAGCCATGGGCACGAGGCAGGGGAAGATTGCGCCGGGTTGATCTATGCTGGGCTCTGGAATGACTTCTACTGTGAAGATGTTAACAATTTCATTTGTGAAAAAGACATGGACAAAG GGCAAATATTTGGAGTGTAA